The uncultured Desulfatiglans sp. DNA window CTTCGACCCGTGTGACCAGGTAGTTGTGCTTGGTGCAGGGCCGGGTGATCCCGACGATGTCGACCTCCTGGAAGGCGTCGTTTCCGATCAACTGGGTCGGGACCTGCCCCGTGAGGACGACGATCGGGATGGAGTCGAAGTAGGCCGAGGCGATCCCCGAGACGGTGTTGGTCGCCCCCGGGCCGGAAGTCACCAGGCAGACGCCGACGCGCCCGGATGCACGCGCGTAGCCGTCGGCGGCATGCACGGCACCCTGTTCGTGGCGGACAAGGATATGCCGGATGTCGGTTTGCACCAGCTCATGGTAAATATCGATCACGGCACCCCCGGGGTACCCGAAAATGGTATCCACCCCTTCTTCCTTCAGGGATTGCATCAGTATCTTGGCTCCAGTCAGTTTCATCCTGTTTCAACCTTTCCTTGTGTTTGAATCCATACCGCATCGATCTCGGTGCGGAAATTCCCGGCAGGGCACGGCGCCGATGCAGCCGCCTCCGCCGCGGCCGGTCTCGCACGTTCGGCGGAGTGCCCCTGCGGGTTCTCGAATCCCTGTGTCCGAGGGAGCGAATCAGGCGCGGGCCTTCTGTTTGACGTAGTCTACGAGCCCACCGGCCAGGATGATCTGGCGCATGAAATCCGGAACGGGTTTGGCTTGAAAAACCCGGTCCTTTCCAACTACGCTGATGCGGCCGGTGGTCAGATCCACATCGAGCCGGTCTCCTTCCTCGACGGCGTCCGCCGCCTCCTCCGATTCCAGGATGGGCAGCCCGATATTGAAGGCGTTGCGGTAAAAGATGCGCGCGAAGCTTTTGGCGATGATCACATCGATCCCGGCCGCCTTGATGGCCCACGGGGCATGCTCGCGGGATGAGCCGCAGCCGAAATTGACGCCGGCAACGAGAATGTCCCCTTTCCGGACGTCCCCCGCGAACTCGGGACGCAGGTCCGCAAAGCAGTTCTTCGCCAGGATGTCTTTGTCGGATACATTCAGGAACCGCGCGGGAATGATGAGGTCCGTGTCGATGTGATCACCCAGTTTCCAAACCTTGCCTTGAAAATGCATAGTGCGTGTGTCCTCCAGGGTACCTAATCTGTACCGTTATGCTTTGCGGGATCCGACCGATCCAGCCGTTCGTCCTGGTCGGGCGCAGCATTCAGCGTGCCGCGCCCCGTGGGGTATTGGGGCCCCCATCTGTGGCCGGGGGCCCCGTCGAAACCCCTTCCTGGTGGGAAGGGGGGGTGCTTTCCTCCCTTTTTGAGGGAGAGGTCTGGGCATTGCCGTGCTGATGAGCCGGAACGCCCATTCGGCATCCGCTCCCTTTACAGGGCGTCGGGAGCGGTGATATGCCCGGTTACGGCGGATGCGGCTGCAACGGTAGGATTGGCCAGGTAGACCTCGCTTTTCGGGTGACCCATCCGTCCGATGAAATTGCGGTTGCTGGTCGAGAGGGCCCTCTCGCCTTCCGCGAGGATGCCCATGTGGCCTCCGAGACAAGGCCCGCAGCAGGGCGGGCCGATGACGGCACCCGCCTCGAGGAGCGTTTCGATGATGCCCTCCCGGATCGCGTCCAGGTAGATGGCCGGAGAGCCGGGGATCACGATCAGCCGGGTGCCGCGGGCGACCGAGCGCCCTCTCAGCACGTCGGCGGCCTTGCGCAGATCGCTCAGTCGGCCGTTGGTGCAGGAGCCGATGAAGACCTGATCCAGCTTGACGTCCCCTGCCTTCGAAACGGGGCGGACGTTTTCCGGCGAGTGGGGAAAGGCGACCTGCGGCTCGAGGGCCTCCAGGTCGATTTCGATCTCCTGTTCGAAGACGGCGTCCGGGTCGTCCGCCAGATATACGCCTTCCCGCTTGCTTCGGCCTGCCATGTATTCGCGTGTAATCTCGTCGGGGGCGAAGATCCCGTTTTTGGCGCCCGCCTCGACGGCCATGTTGGCCATCGTGAACCGGTCGTCCATCCCGAGCTGCCGGACTCCTTCGCCGCAGAAGGCGAGGGTCTTGTAGCCGGCGCCCTCCACCCCCAGGATCCCGATGGTTTTCAGGATCAGATCCTTGCCGCCGACCCAGGGCTGCAGCCGGCCTCGATAAACCACCTTGATGCCGGCGGGCACCTTCAACCAGATGCGTCCTGTGGCCATAATGACGCCCAGATCCGTGCTCCCGACACCGGCCGAGAAGGCCCCTAGCGCGCCGTAGGTGCAGGTGTGGCTGTCGGCCCCGATCACCAGGTCGCCCGGGACGACGAGGCCTTTTTCAGGCAGGATCACGTGCTCGATCCCGGATTCGGACAGTTCGAAATAGTGCTCGATGTCGTATCGGGCGGCGAAATCCGCCATCAGCTTGGCCTGCTGCGCCGACGGGATGTCCTTGTTGGGTACGAAATGGTCCGGGACCAGGGCGACCTTCTCACGGTCGAAGACCCGGTTCAGGCCGAAGCCTTCGAATACCCCGATCGCCAGCGGTGCCGTGATGTCGTTTGCGAGCGCCAGATCGACCTCGACGTCGATGAGTTCGCCCGGTTGGACGGCATCCCGCCCTGCGTGCCGGGCCAGGATCTTTTCAGTCAGTGTCATGGGGGTCATGCGTTTTTCCCTTTCTGATTTCCGTTTCCGGGTCTTGGGGCCCGCCGCTCCAAGCCGCCTAGACGGTCTCCTGGAGCGGCAGATGCCCGGTGGTTCGAAAGTCCTGCCACCCGGGCGCCGCCGGGGTCGACCCGGGAATCTATAAGATCCGTTCCTCCGCGGATATGGAGGGGTTGCGTTTCATGTACTCGAGGCGGTTCAGCCCGTTCAGGAACGCCTTTGCGCTGGCGGTGATGATGTCCGGGTCCGCGCCTTTGCCGAGGGCCACCAGACCGTTTTCCTGAAGACGCACGGTCACTTCCCCCTGGGCGTCCATGCCGCCGCTGATGGCGTTGACGGAGAAGCGAAGCAGTTTGGACGTCGTGCCCGTCATCTTGGCGATCGTGTTGAACGCCGCGTCGATCGGGCCCACGCCGAAGCCGGCGCTCTGGGCGGTTTCACCGTTGATCTTTAGCTTCACCGTGGCCGTCGGGACCGCCATCGTCCCGCTCACGACATTCAGGTAGTCCAACTGGTAGGTGTCCGGCACCCGCAGGATTTCTTCGGCCACGAGGACTTCGATGTCTTCGTCGAGGATCTCCTTCCGTTTGTCGGCGAGTCCCTTGAAGCGGTCGAAAAGGCGGTTCAGATCCTCTTCTGACAGCTCGTATCCCATATCCGCCAGCTTCTGTTTGAAGGCATGCCGCCCGGAGTGTTTTCCGAGCACGAGGCGGTTGCTGGACAGGCCGATCGTCTCAGGCTCCATGATCTCATAGGTCATGCGGTTCTTGAGGACGCCGTCCTGGTGGATGCCGGCCTCGTGGGCAAAGGCGTTGGCGCCGACCACGGCCTTGTTGGGCTGTACGACGATACCCGTGATCATGCTCACCAGACGGCTCGTCGGGAAGATCTCGCGGGTCTGGATGGAGGTGGTGAAACCCAGCATCTCCCGCCGGGTATACAGCCCCATGACGAGCTCCTCGAGCGAAGTGTTTCCTGCCCGCTCTCCGATGCCGTTGATGGTGACCTCCGCCTGGCGGGCACCGGCCTTGATGCCGGCCAGGGTGTTGGCGGTTGCCAGGCCGAGGTCGTTGTGGCAGTGCACACTCACGACCGCCCGTTGGATATTCGGGGTGTGCTGGATGACATAGGCCACCAGTTCCCCGAATTCATCAGGCATGGCGTATCCGACGGTGTCGGGAAGGTTTACCGTCGTGGCGCCGGCCTCGATAGCGGCTCCGAATACCCGGCAGAGAAAGTCCCGATCGCTTCGCGACCCGTCTTCAGCCGAAAACTCCACATTGGGCGTGAGCGACTTGGCGTATTTCACGGCGGCCGCCGCGGCTTCCACTACCTGGTCCCGGTTCATACGCAGCTTGTGCTGCATGTGGATGTCGGATGTGGCGAGAAAGGTGTGGATCCGTGGCTTGGCGGCATCCCGGATGGCCCCCCAGGCCTTGTCGATGTCTTCCTTACTGGCCCTCGCCAGGGCGGTCACCTCCGCCTGGTGGATGTGGGCCGCGATTTGTTTGACCGCGTCGAAATCCCCGGTGGAGGCCGCCGGAAAACCGGCCTCGATGGCATTGACTCCCAGCTTTTCCAGCTGCCGGGCCAGACGCAGTTTCTCTGCCGCGTTCATGCTGGCCCCTGGTGATTGTTCGCCGTCCCTCAGTGTTGTGTCGAAAATCTTGATCTGTTCCATAGCGCGTCAGCCTCCCTGATTCAAGAAAATAGCGATGATTGAAGACAGTATTCTGGTCCTTCCCGGGATGCTAACGCCCAAGGGCCCGCCGCAGACTTCCACTGGGGGAAGGGTCTGCGGCGGTTGCCTCTATGTGAGCGGGTTTCGTATCATTGACGGGTTTTTCCTCGACCGGGCCTTTGGACAGCTTGTACTGCACGCTGTCCACCAGGGCCTGCCAGCTGGCCTCGATGATATTTTCGGAAACCCCGACAGTGGTCCAGATCTCCCGGCTGTCGCGGGACTCGATTTGTACGCGCACCTTGGCGCCGGTGCCCTCGCTGCCGTCGATTACACGCACCTTGAAATCGACCAGTCCCATTTCCTCGACCTCGGGGAAGAACTTCCCGAGCGCCTTGCGCAGGGCATGGTCAAGT harbors:
- the leuD gene encoding 3-isopropylmalate dehydratase small subunit 1, encoding MHFQGKVWKLGDHIDTDLIIPARFLNVSDKDILAKNCFADLRPEFAGDVRKGDILVAGVNFGCGSSREHAPWAIKAAGIDVIIAKSFARIFYRNAFNIGLPILESEEAADAVEEGDRLDVDLTTGRISVVGKDRVFQAKPVPDFMRQIILAGGLVDYVKQKARA
- the leuC gene encoding 3-isopropylmalate dehydratase large subunit, with the protein product MTPMTLTEKILARHAGRDAVQPGELIDVEVDLALANDITAPLAIGVFEGFGLNRVFDREKVALVPDHFVPNKDIPSAQQAKLMADFAARYDIEHYFELSESGIEHVILPEKGLVVPGDLVIGADSHTCTYGALGAFSAGVGSTDLGVIMATGRIWLKVPAGIKVVYRGRLQPWVGGKDLILKTIGILGVEGAGYKTLAFCGEGVRQLGMDDRFTMANMAVEAGAKNGIFAPDEITREYMAGRSKREGVYLADDPDAVFEQEIEIDLEALEPQVAFPHSPENVRPVSKAGDVKLDQVFIGSCTNGRLSDLRKAADVLRGRSVARGTRLIVIPGSPAIYLDAIREGIIETLLEAGAVIGPPCCGPCLGGHMGILAEGERALSTSNRNFIGRMGHPKSEVYLANPTVAAASAVTGHITAPDAL
- the leuA gene encoding 2-isopropylmalate synthase (Evidence 2a : Function from experimental evidences in other organisms; PubMedId : 4570778, 6171647, 6195343, 9298646; Product type e : enzyme) codes for the protein MEQIKIFDTTLRDGEQSPGASMNAAEKLRLARQLEKLGVNAIEAGFPAASTGDFDAVKQIAAHIHQAEVTALARASKEDIDKAWGAIRDAAKPRIHTFLATSDIHMQHKLRMNRDQVVEAAAAAVKYAKSLTPNVEFSAEDGSRSDRDFLCRVFGAAIEAGATTVNLPDTVGYAMPDEFGELVAYVIQHTPNIQRAVVSVHCHNDLGLATANTLAGIKAGARQAEVTINGIGERAGNTSLEELVMGLYTRREMLGFTTSIQTREIFPTSRLVSMITGIVVQPNKAVVGANAFAHEAGIHQDGVLKNRMTYEIMEPETIGLSSNRLVLGKHSGRHAFKQKLADMGYELSEEDLNRLFDRFKGLADKRKEILDEDIEVLVAEEILRVPDTYQLDYLNVVSGTMAVPTATVKLKINGETAQSAGFGVGPIDAAFNTIAKMTGTTSKLLRFSVNAISGGMDAQGEVTVRLQENGLVALGKGADPDIITASAKAFLNGLNRLEYMKRNPSISAEERIL